The following are from one region of the Corynebacterium hindlerae genome:
- the mihF gene encoding integration host factor, actinobacterial type: MALPKLTDEQRKEALAKAAEARKARAELKEQLKRGGTNLKEVLDKAQSDEIIGKTKVSALLEAMPKVGKVKAKEIMEELEIAQTRRLRGLGDRQRRALLERFGFSEDD, from the coding sequence GTGGCCCTTCCAAAGTTGACCGACGAGCAGCGTAAAGAAGCCCTCGCCAAGGCAGCTGAAGCCCGCAAGGCACGTGCAGAGCTGAAGGAACAGCTCAAGCGCGGTGGCACGAACCTGAAGGAAGTTCTCGACAAGGCTCAGTCTGACGAGATCATCGGCAAGACCAAGGTTTCCGCTCTTCTCGAAGCTATGCCAAAGGTTGGCAAGGTAAAGGCTAAGGAGATCATGGAAGAGCTGGAGATTGCTCAGACCCGTCGCCTGCGTGGCCTGGGCGACCGTCAGCGTCGCGCCCTGCTCGAACGCTTCGGTTTCTCTGAGGACGACTAA
- the pyrF gene encoding orotidine-5'-phosphate decarboxylase: protein METFGSKLLAATAERGRLCVGIDPHPSLLTAWNLPVSAEGVAEFSRICVAAFGDTVAVVKPQVAFYEAYGAKGFAILEETIGALKEKGTLVLADAKRGDIGSTMAAYAMAWLHPESALVCDAVTVSPYLGVGALQPAFELANQHGKGVYVLAATSNPEGQSVQGNRSDADVTLAQQVVDKVAALNRTTAPSGKPGNFGVVVGATLSQAPDLSRLNGSVLMPGVGAQGGSAADVARLAAGVEHLAIPNISRAVLQAGPDEADLRHAARAAAQEFPGLSAP from the coding sequence ATGGAAACCTTCGGCAGTAAACTCCTGGCCGCGACCGCTGAGCGCGGCAGGCTCTGCGTCGGAATTGACCCGCACCCGTCGCTGCTCACCGCGTGGAACCTCCCGGTTTCTGCCGAAGGTGTGGCAGAGTTCTCCCGTATCTGCGTCGCCGCATTTGGGGACACGGTGGCCGTCGTCAAGCCGCAAGTAGCGTTTTACGAAGCTTACGGCGCGAAAGGATTCGCCATCCTGGAGGAAACCATCGGCGCGCTCAAGGAGAAAGGCACGCTGGTGCTTGCCGACGCCAAACGCGGCGATATCGGGTCCACCATGGCGGCATACGCAATGGCTTGGCTCCACCCCGAGTCAGCCCTCGTCTGCGACGCCGTCACGGTGTCTCCCTACCTGGGGGTCGGCGCCCTGCAACCGGCGTTTGAACTTGCGAACCAGCACGGCAAAGGCGTGTACGTGCTGGCTGCGACCTCAAACCCCGAGGGGCAATCCGTGCAGGGCAATCGCTCCGACGCCGACGTAACCCTCGCACAGCAGGTGGTGGACAAAGTGGCGGCGCTAAACCGCACTACTGCTCCCAGTGGCAAACCCGGCAACTTTGGTGTCGTCGTTGGCGCAACGCTCAGCCAGGCCCCAGACCTCTCGCGGTTGAATGGGTCAGTGTTGATGCCGGGCGTCGGTGCGCAGGGTGGCTCCGCGGCCGATGTGGCCCGATTAGCAGCGGGCGTTGAGCACCTGGCCATCCCGAATATCTCGCGCGCAGTCCTGCAAGCAGGACCTGATGAGGCGGATCTGCGTCACGCCGCGCGGGCGGCCGCCCAGGAATTTCCTGGACTATCGGCGCCCTAA
- the carB gene encoding carbamoyl-phosphate synthase large subunit yields MPKRTDIKHVLVIGSGPIVIGQACEFDYSGTQACRVLKEEGLRVTLINSNPATIMTDPEFADHTYVEPIQPEYIEKIFEKEIAQGHPIDAVLATLGGQTALNAAIQLDRRGSLKKYNVELIGADIPAIQRGEDRQMFKDIVAKIGGESARSRVCHNMEEVHETVAELGLPVVVRPSFTMGGLGSGLAFNDEDLERIAGGGLAASPEANVLIEESILGWKEFELELMRDGNDNVVVVCSIENVDALGVHTGDSVTVAPSMTLTDREFQVMRDQGIAIIREVGVDTGGCNIQFAINPRDGRIITIEMNPRVSRSSALASKATGFPIAKIAAKLAIGYTLDEITNDITGVTPAAFEPTLDYVVVKAPRFAFEKFVGADDTLTTTMKSVGEAMALGRNYIGALGKVMRSLENKQAGFWTMPDEYFAGDRATDVDAVLEDLKRPTEGRLYDAELALRLGATIDQVYAASGIDPWFLGELQVLVDFRQQLIDAPVLNEQLLRKAKFLGLSDRQIAALRPEFAGEDGIRRLRWSLGIRPVFKTVDTCAAEFEAQTPYHYSAYELDPAAESEVSPQTEKDKVIILGSGPNRIGQGIEFDYSCVHAALELSRVGYETVMVNCNPETVSTDYDTADRLYFEPLTFEDVMEVYHAECQSGNVAGVIVQLGGQTPLGLAEKLRDAGVPVVGTSPEAINLAEDRGEFGEVLRAAQLPAPAFGTATSFEEARSVATSIGYPVLVRPSYVLGGRGMEIVYDEASLKDYIERATEITSDHPVLVDRFLDNAIEIDVDALCDGEEVYLAGVMEHIEEAGIHSGDSACALPPMTLGAEDINKVRESTKALAHGIGVKGLMNVQFALKDDILYVIEANPRASRTVPFVSKATGVPLAKAASRISLGATIAELRAEGMIPSDHDGGSLPLDTPIAVKEAVLPFNRFRRPDGTMLDSLLSPEMKSTGEVMGLADNFGAAYNKAEAAAFGELPTEGTVFVSVANRDKRTLIFPIQRLATLGFKILATSGTAGMLRRNGVPCEIVLKQSEARGTGRESVVDMINSGQIDLILNTPAGSAGARNDGYDIRAAAVNAGVPLVTTVQGVTAAVQGIEALRAGELGVRALQELDHSAGEK; encoded by the coding sequence ATGCCAAAGCGCACCGACATTAAGCACGTTCTGGTCATCGGTTCCGGCCCGATTGTCATCGGCCAGGCCTGTGAGTTCGACTACTCCGGCACCCAGGCATGCCGCGTGCTCAAGGAAGAGGGCCTGCGGGTTACCCTCATTAATTCGAACCCAGCCACCATCATGACGGACCCTGAGTTCGCCGACCACACCTACGTGGAGCCGATTCAGCCGGAATACATCGAGAAGATCTTTGAAAAGGAGATCGCTCAGGGGCACCCTATCGACGCCGTCCTCGCCACCCTCGGTGGCCAGACCGCATTGAACGCGGCCATCCAGTTGGATCGACGTGGCTCACTGAAGAAGTACAACGTAGAGCTGATCGGCGCGGACATCCCGGCTATTCAGCGTGGTGAAGACCGCCAGATGTTCAAGGACATCGTAGCCAAGATTGGCGGCGAGTCTGCCCGCTCCCGCGTCTGCCACAACATGGAGGAAGTCCACGAAACCGTGGCCGAACTGGGCTTGCCGGTAGTGGTCCGCCCATCCTTCACCATGGGTGGCCTCGGCTCCGGCCTGGCTTTTAACGACGAAGACCTCGAGCGCATCGCCGGTGGTGGCCTCGCAGCCTCCCCAGAAGCCAACGTCCTGATCGAGGAGTCCATCCTCGGCTGGAAGGAATTCGAGCTCGAGCTAATGCGTGACGGCAACGACAACGTCGTGGTCGTCTGCTCAATCGAGAACGTTGACGCTCTCGGCGTCCACACCGGCGACTCCGTCACCGTCGCCCCATCCATGACCCTGACGGACCGCGAGTTCCAAGTCATGCGCGACCAAGGCATCGCGATCATCCGCGAAGTGGGCGTGGACACCGGCGGCTGCAACATCCAGTTCGCCATCAACCCGCGCGACGGCCGCATCATCACCATTGAGATGAACCCGCGCGTGTCCCGCTCCTCGGCGCTTGCTTCGAAGGCCACCGGCTTCCCAATCGCGAAGATCGCCGCGAAGCTAGCCATCGGATACACTCTGGATGAAATCACGAACGACATCACGGGTGTTACGCCTGCGGCATTTGAGCCAACGCTGGATTACGTCGTCGTTAAGGCGCCGCGCTTTGCCTTCGAGAAGTTCGTCGGCGCAGACGACACCCTCACCACCACCATGAAGTCCGTGGGTGAGGCCATGGCCCTGGGCCGTAACTACATCGGTGCGCTGGGCAAGGTCATGCGTTCGTTGGAGAACAAGCAGGCCGGTTTCTGGACCATGCCTGACGAATACTTCGCCGGCGACCGCGCCACCGACGTCGACGCCGTCCTGGAAGACCTCAAGCGCCCCACCGAAGGCCGCCTGTACGACGCCGAACTGGCCCTCCGCCTCGGCGCCACCATCGACCAGGTCTACGCCGCCTCCGGCATCGACCCGTGGTTCCTTGGCGAGCTGCAGGTGCTGGTGGACTTCCGCCAGCAGCTTATCGACGCCCCCGTCCTCAACGAACAGCTGCTGCGCAAGGCGAAGTTCCTCGGCCTGTCCGACCGCCAGATCGCAGCCCTGCGCCCAGAGTTCGCAGGTGAAGATGGCATCCGTCGCCTGCGCTGGTCCCTCGGCATCCGCCCAGTGTTCAAGACCGTGGACACCTGCGCCGCGGAATTCGAGGCACAGACTCCATATCACTACTCGGCCTACGAGCTGGATCCGGCAGCCGAGTCCGAGGTCTCGCCACAGACCGAAAAGGACAAGGTCATCATCTTGGGCTCCGGACCGAACCGCATCGGCCAGGGCATCGAGTTCGACTACTCCTGTGTCCACGCCGCCCTGGAGCTCTCCCGCGTCGGATATGAGACCGTGATGGTCAACTGCAACCCGGAGACTGTGTCTACTGACTACGACACCGCAGACCGCCTCTACTTTGAGCCGCTGACCTTCGAAGATGTCATGGAGGTCTACCACGCGGAGTGCCAGTCCGGAAACGTCGCCGGCGTCATCGTTCAGTTGGGTGGTCAGACTCCACTGGGCCTGGCAGAAAAGCTCCGCGACGCTGGAGTGCCAGTCGTGGGCACCAGTCCGGAGGCCATCAACCTGGCCGAGGACCGTGGCGAGTTCGGCGAGGTGCTCCGCGCAGCTCAGCTGCCAGCCCCAGCCTTCGGCACCGCTACCTCCTTCGAGGAAGCACGCTCTGTGGCTACCTCCATCGGTTACCCGGTCCTGGTCCGTCCGTCCTATGTGCTCGGCGGCCGCGGCATGGAGATCGTCTACGACGAAGCCTCCCTGAAGGACTACATTGAGCGCGCTACGGAGATCACCTCTGACCACCCAGTTCTGGTTGACCGTTTCCTGGACAACGCGATCGAGATCGACGTCGACGCGCTGTGCGATGGGGAAGAGGTGTACCTGGCTGGCGTGATGGAGCACATCGAGGAAGCCGGCATCCACTCCGGTGACTCCGCGTGCGCACTACCTCCAATGACCCTCGGTGCCGAGGACATCAACAAGGTGAGGGAATCCACCAAGGCTCTCGCCCACGGCATCGGTGTGAAGGGCCTGATGAACGTGCAGTTCGCGCTCAAGGACGACATCCTCTACGTCATCGAGGCGAACCCACGTGCATCCCGCACGGTTCCATTCGTCTCCAAGGCTACGGGCGTGCCACTGGCTAAGGCTGCCTCCCGCATTTCCCTGGGTGCTACCATCGCTGAGCTCCGCGCTGAAGGCATGATCCCATCCGATCACGACGGTGGCTCCCTGCCACTGGATACCCCAATCGCAGTGAAGGAAGCTGTGCTGCCGTTCAACCGCTTCCGTCGCCCGGATGGCACCATGCTGGACTCCCTGCTGAGCCCAGAAATGAAGTCCACTGGTGAGGTCATGGGTCTGGCTGATAACTTCGGCGCCGCCTACAACAAGGCCGAGGCTGCCGCATTCGGCGAGCTGCCCACCGAGGGAACCGTGTTCGTATCCGTAGCTAACCGCGACAAGCGCACCCTGATCTTCCCAATCCAGCGCCTGGCGACCCTCGGCTTCAAGATCCTGGCCACCTCTGGTACAGCGGGCATGCTGCGTCGTAATGGCGTGCCGTGTGAGATTGTGCTGAAGCAGTCTGAGGCCCGCGGCACCGGTCGCGAGTCGGTGGTGGACATGATCAATTCCGGTCAGATTGACCTGATCCTGAATACTCCAGCAGGGTCCGCCGGTGCCCGCAACGACGGCTACGACATCCGCGCAGCCGCTGTCAACGCCGGTGTCCCCCTCGTCACCACGGTCCAGGGCGTTACCGCTGCTGTCCAGGGCATTGAGGCGCTGCGCGCCGGTGAGCTCGGTGTACGTGCGCTGCAGGAGCTGGATCACTCGGCAGGGGAGAAGTAA
- the carA gene encoding glutamine-hydrolyzing carbamoyl-phosphate synthase small subunit has product MNNDVPAILVLADGRTFRGTGFGATGTTLGEAVFTTSMTGYQESMTDPSFHRQILVTAAPHIGNTGWNDEDNESHDNRIWVAGLVIRDLSQQVSNWRAKRSLPEQMQAQDCIGIAGVDTRALVRHLRNHGSIAAGIFSGDDALKPEAELLEIVKAQPAMAGADLAAEVSTKEPYVLEAEGETKYTVVAYDMGIKSQTPRNFAARGIKTVVVPANTPFEEIKQYNPDGVFISNGPGDPATADVMVGIVEDIIKADLPLFGICFGNQIFGRALGLKTYKMKFGHRGVNIPVLDHVTNKIYITSQNHGFALEGEAGMEFESPFGPAHVTHTCLNDGTVEGVALKSGRAFSVQYHPESAAGPHDANPLFDQFLELLGSK; this is encoded by the coding sequence GTGAACAACGACGTACCAGCAATCTTGGTGCTGGCCGACGGCCGCACGTTCCGCGGTACCGGCTTCGGCGCGACCGGAACCACCCTCGGCGAAGCAGTTTTTACCACTTCTATGACGGGTTACCAGGAGTCCATGACGGACCCATCCTTCCACCGCCAGATTCTGGTCACCGCCGCACCGCACATCGGTAACACCGGTTGGAACGACGAGGACAATGAATCCCACGACAACCGCATCTGGGTTGCCGGCCTTGTGATCCGCGATCTGTCCCAGCAGGTGTCCAACTGGCGGGCGAAGCGGAGCCTTCCGGAACAGATGCAGGCCCAGGACTGCATCGGTATCGCGGGCGTCGATACGCGCGCGCTGGTGCGCCACCTGCGCAACCACGGTTCAATCGCAGCCGGCATTTTCTCCGGCGATGACGCCTTGAAGCCCGAGGCAGAACTGCTGGAAATTGTGAAGGCGCAGCCAGCGATGGCCGGAGCCGACCTCGCGGCAGAGGTATCCACCAAGGAACCCTACGTGCTAGAGGCGGAAGGGGAGACCAAGTACACCGTCGTGGCCTACGACATGGGCATTAAGTCCCAGACCCCACGCAACTTCGCTGCCCGTGGCATCAAGACCGTCGTGGTCCCAGCAAACACTCCATTTGAGGAAATCAAGCAGTACAACCCGGACGGCGTGTTTATTTCCAACGGCCCTGGTGACCCAGCAACTGCAGACGTGATGGTGGGCATTGTTGAAGACATCATCAAGGCAGATCTGCCACTGTTCGGTATCTGCTTCGGTAACCAGATCTTCGGACGCGCCTTGGGGCTCAAGACCTACAAGATGAAGTTCGGCCACCGTGGCGTGAACATCCCGGTGCTCGACCACGTCACGAACAAGATCTACATCACCTCCCAGAACCACGGCTTTGCCCTGGAAGGTGAGGCCGGGATGGAGTTTGAATCACCATTCGGCCCGGCACACGTCACCCACACCTGCCTCAACGACGGCACCGTGGAGGGCGTGGCGCTGAAATCCGGTCGCGCATTCTCGGTCCAGTACCACCCAGAGTCCGCCGCCGGCCCACACGACGCCAACCCTCTATTCGACCAGTTCCTCGAGCTGCTCGGCTCCAAGTAA
- a CDS encoding dihydroorotase: MHYPETGRLAPVAEQSLLIKNVRPYGEDTVDVFVENGEITQIGANLDVTADREIDGQGQVLLPGLVDIHVHLREPGREDTETLATGSAAAAKGGFTAVFTMANTIPVMDQPTIAESVWLKSQALGLCDVHPVGSITKGLEGTEITEFGMMARSAAKVRMFSDDGKCVDNPMIMRRAIEYAKGQDVLLAQHCEDLRLTDNAPAHEGETAARLGLRGWPRAAEESIVARDSLLTRDYGTRMHICHLSTVGSVELVKWAKSQGIPITAEVTPHHLVLTDALLESYDGVYRVNPPLREDHDTVALRQALLDGIIDCVATDHAPHGSEEKCVEFEHARPGMLGLETSLAVIADTFVRTGQADWRWVAKVMSERPAEIVRLPGHGRPIAVGEPANLTLVAEDTTWIARGVDMDSKAENTPYEGTEFHTKVTTTILRGHITCAEGKAAAPRAV; the protein is encoded by the coding sequence ATGCACTACCCAGAAACCGGGCGACTCGCGCCAGTGGCGGAGCAGTCCTTATTGATTAAAAACGTCCGCCCCTACGGTGAAGACACTGTTGATGTGTTCGTAGAAAACGGCGAGATCACCCAGATCGGCGCCAACTTGGATGTCACGGCGGATCGAGAAATCGACGGGCAAGGCCAGGTTCTGCTTCCGGGCTTGGTGGATATTCACGTCCACCTGCGGGAGCCGGGCCGTGAGGACACCGAAACCCTCGCTACCGGTTCGGCAGCTGCTGCGAAGGGCGGGTTTACCGCCGTGTTTACTATGGCCAACACCATCCCGGTGATGGATCAACCGACCATCGCAGAATCAGTGTGGCTGAAATCCCAGGCCCTTGGGCTGTGCGATGTGCACCCGGTGGGATCGATCACCAAGGGCCTCGAAGGCACTGAGATCACCGAGTTCGGCATGATGGCCCGCTCCGCAGCCAAGGTGCGGATGTTCTCCGATGACGGCAAATGCGTGGACAACCCGATGATCATGCGCCGTGCCATCGAGTACGCCAAAGGCCAGGACGTGTTGCTCGCGCAGCACTGCGAGGACCTCCGCCTGACGGACAACGCCCCAGCCCATGAAGGTGAAACCGCAGCCCGGCTCGGGCTGCGCGGGTGGCCCCGTGCCGCCGAGGAATCCATCGTTGCCCGCGACTCTCTCCTCACTCGTGACTACGGCACCCGCATGCACATCTGCCACCTGTCCACCGTCGGCTCTGTGGAGCTGGTCAAATGGGCAAAGAGCCAGGGCATTCCGATCACCGCGGAAGTCACGCCACACCACCTGGTGCTTACCGACGCGTTGCTGGAATCCTACGACGGCGTGTACCGCGTGAATCCACCGCTGCGGGAAGACCACGACACCGTGGCGCTGCGCCAAGCCCTGCTCGACGGGATCATCGACTGCGTCGCCACCGACCACGCCCCACACGGCTCGGAAGAAAAGTGCGTCGAATTCGAGCACGCTCGGCCCGGCATGCTGGGGCTGGAAACCTCGCTGGCAGTGATCGCTGATACCTTCGTTCGCACCGGCCAGGCCGATTGGCGCTGGGTGGCAAAAGTCATGTCCGAACGTCCCGCCGAGATCGTCCGGCTGCCGGGCCATGGTCGCCCGATCGCCGTCGGCGAGCCAGCAAACTTGACCCTCGTTGCGGAAGACACCACCTGGATTGCACGTGGCGTGGACATGGATTCCAAGGCGGAAAACACTCCGTACGAAGGCACGGAGTTCCACACCAAGGTCACTACCACCATCCTGCGTGGCCACATCACCTGTGCTGAAGGCAAGGCCGCCGCGCCTCGCGCCGTATAA
- a CDS encoding aspartate carbamoyltransferase catalytic subunit, with translation MKHLLNIADLSSEEIIGLLDEADKFREALEGREVKKLPTLRGRTIFTMFYENSTRTRSSFETAGKWMSADVINISASSSSVKKGESLKDTAATLAAVGADAIVMRHPSSGAAQQVAQWLSPDGVSGPSIINAGDGAHQHPTQVLLDAVTMRQRLGRITGLKVVIVGDCLHSRVVRSNVDLHATLGNEVVLIAPPTLLPTGVEHWPVRFAYDMDEEIKEADVVMMLRVQQERMHGGFFPSHREYATLYGMSKARAASMRDDAIIMHPGPMLRGMEMNYHVADAPQTAVLQQVSNGVHVRMAVLFTTLIGTEG, from the coding sequence ATGAAGCACTTGCTGAATATTGCTGACTTAAGCTCCGAGGAAATCATCGGGCTTTTGGATGAAGCTGATAAGTTCCGCGAGGCTCTTGAAGGACGCGAGGTAAAGAAGCTGCCCACCCTGCGTGGTCGCACCATCTTCACCATGTTCTACGAGAACTCGACCCGTACCCGTTCCTCCTTCGAAACCGCCGGCAAATGGATGAGCGCAGATGTTATCAACATTTCCGCGTCCAGCTCCTCGGTGAAGAAAGGCGAATCCCTCAAGGACACCGCTGCCACACTAGCCGCCGTTGGCGCCGACGCGATTGTGATGCGACACCCGTCGTCAGGCGCGGCGCAGCAGGTAGCACAGTGGCTCAGCCCCGACGGAGTGAGTGGCCCGTCCATCATCAACGCCGGCGATGGCGCGCACCAGCACCCAACGCAGGTGCTTCTCGACGCCGTCACCATGCGCCAACGCCTCGGCCGGATCACCGGTCTCAAGGTCGTCATTGTGGGTGACTGCCTGCACTCGCGTGTGGTCCGCTCCAACGTGGATCTGCATGCCACCCTTGGCAATGAGGTGGTCCTCATCGCGCCACCGACACTGTTGCCAACAGGCGTGGAGCACTGGCCGGTGCGCTTCGCCTATGACATGGATGAAGAGATTAAGGAGGCGGACGTCGTTATGATGCTGCGCGTCCAGCAGGAGCGCATGCACGGCGGGTTCTTCCCGTCGCACCGCGAATATGCGACGCTCTACGGCATGTCCAAAGCCCGGGCCGCGTCGATGCGTGACGATGCGATCATCATGCACCCCGGCCCCATGCTGCGCGGGATGGAAATGAATTACCACGTGGCCGATGCACCACAGACCGCCGTATTGCAGCAGGTCAGCAACGGTGTGCACGTGCGCATGGCAGTGCTGTTCACCACTTTGATCGGGACGGAGGGCTAA
- the pyrR gene encoding bifunctional pyr operon transcriptional regulator/uracil phosphoribosyltransferase PyrR, translating into MSDNVETELLSTADVGRTVARIAHQIIEKTALDAPGSARVVLLGIPSGGVPLAQRLAAKIEEFSGQRVPTGSVDITLYRDDLRKKPHRALLPTVIPESIDGATVILVDDVLFSGRTIRAALDALRDEGRPAMIQLAVLVDRGHRQLPIRADYVGKNIPTSKDEDVIVRLSEIDGHDSVTITRES; encoded by the coding sequence ATGAGCGACAACGTGGAAACCGAACTGCTGTCCACAGCAGATGTTGGTCGAACCGTCGCGCGAATCGCGCACCAAATTATTGAAAAGACGGCCCTGGATGCCCCAGGGAGTGCCCGAGTGGTCTTGCTTGGCATTCCATCCGGAGGCGTCCCACTAGCGCAGCGACTAGCTGCGAAGATCGAAGAATTCTCCGGGCAGCGGGTTCCCACCGGCTCGGTAGACATCACCTTGTACCGCGACGATCTGCGCAAGAAGCCGCATCGCGCGCTACTTCCCACAGTGATCCCCGAGTCCATTGACGGAGCAACGGTCATCCTCGTCGATGACGTGCTGTTTTCCGGACGTACGATCCGGGCTGCGCTCGATGCGCTGCGGGATGAAGGTCGCCCGGCGATGATCCAACTGGCTGTCTTGGTCGACCGTGGCCACCGCCAGCTACCGATCCGTGCCGACTACGTGGGCAAAAACATCCCGACGTCCAAGGACGAAGACGTGATCGTTCGCCTGTCGGAAATCGACGGCCACGACAGCGTCACCATCACTCGAGAAAGCTGA
- a CDS encoding TIGR01777 family oxidoreductase, translating to MSYTTTQFLPFDRATVWEYHTRKGAITRLSPPFLPMTPVRQANSLADGTTIFSLPAGLKWIARHDITAYRGGRQFADECVSAPFKAFAQWRHVHRFADAEGGCTVTDFVDTRVPSATVRATFAYRQAQLLGDLTTAARLDTRPLTVAMTGSRGLVGRALSAFLSTMGVTVVQLVRGNVKEGQRHWNPHAPAADLLDGVDALIHLAGEPIGGRFTDSHKALLVESRVEPTAKLADLVSRSETCQAMISASAVGFYGPSCGGDASVTDDSPAGSGFLADLVQQWEASAATCTKRTVLMRTGLVLSGRGGLLPVFKALFSTGLGGPLGTGEQWMSWVAIDDLLDMYATALFSSISGPVNAVAPQPVRNSEFAECLAKELRRPALLNVPSFGPKLLLGKEGATELALADQRVATSFEQFRFPALSEALAHELGGHRA from the coding sequence ATGAGCTACACCACCACGCAATTCCTGCCGTTCGACCGCGCCACCGTCTGGGAGTACCACACCCGAAAGGGTGCCATCACCCGGCTGTCACCCCCATTTTTGCCGATGACCCCCGTGCGTCAGGCCAACAGCCTTGCCGACGGCACAACTATCTTTTCCCTCCCCGCAGGCCTCAAGTGGATCGCGCGCCATGACATCACCGCCTATCGGGGTGGTCGGCAATTCGCCGACGAATGTGTGTCGGCCCCATTTAAGGCTTTCGCGCAGTGGCGGCACGTACACCGGTTTGCGGATGCGGAAGGCGGGTGCACCGTCACGGACTTTGTCGATACCCGCGTCCCCTCTGCCACAGTGCGGGCCACCTTCGCCTACCGCCAGGCCCAGCTGCTCGGGGATCTCACCACTGCCGCCCGGTTGGACACCCGCCCCCTCACTGTGGCGATGACGGGATCCCGCGGTCTGGTGGGGCGCGCCCTGTCTGCATTTTTGTCCACGATGGGTGTGACGGTAGTTCAGCTTGTTCGCGGCAATGTGAAGGAGGGCCAACGACACTGGAACCCGCACGCCCCGGCTGCTGACCTGTTGGACGGGGTGGACGCCCTCATTCACCTGGCCGGAGAGCCTATTGGGGGCCGGTTTACAGACAGTCACAAGGCACTGTTGGTCGAGTCCCGGGTGGAGCCGACAGCAAAGCTGGCAGACCTAGTGTCCCGGTCCGAAACGTGCCAGGCTATGATTTCCGCTTCTGCGGTCGGTTTCTATGGCCCGTCTTGCGGTGGCGATGCCTCCGTCACTGATGATTCACCGGCAGGCTCAGGATTCTTGGCGGATTTGGTGCAGCAATGGGAGGCTTCGGCTGCGACCTGTACTAAACGCACGGTGCTGATGCGTACTGGTCTGGTGCTTTCTGGACGAGGTGGGTTGCTGCCGGTGTTTAAAGCCTTATTTTCTACCGGTCTAGGTGGCCCACTGGGCACTGGTGAGCAGTGGATGAGCTGGGTGGCGATTGATGATCTGCTGGACATGTATGCCACTGCCCTGTTCTCGTCCATCTCCGGCCCGGTCAATGCGGTGGCGCCCCAGCCGGTGCGCAATTCTGAGTTCGCGGAATGTTTGGCGAAGGAGCTGCGTCGTCCCGCACTGCTGAACGTGCCGAGCTTCGGCCCGAAACTGCTGTTGGGTAAGGAAGGCGCGACGGAGTTGGCCTTGGCGGATCAGCGGGTAGCGACGTCGTTTGAGCAGTTCCGTTTCCCTGCGCTATCTGAGGCGCTGGCTCACGAATTGGGAGGACATCGTGCTTAA
- a CDS encoding YbjN domain-containing protein: MLNRVAAFFDAEGIAYVSDDRSVSTGFDDVAITVLWSGQQLLVSARYREPFKNLTKVNQWNVEHPNPTAFVLGGELYFKAGLALADPTVDQLGFFLASALGSIGSACEWFAQWK; this comes from the coding sequence GTGCTTAATCGAGTGGCGGCGTTTTTTGATGCTGAGGGCATTGCCTACGTGTCCGACGACCGGAGCGTGTCCACGGGGTTCGATGACGTGGCGATCACCGTGTTGTGGTCGGGCCAGCAGCTGCTGGTGAGCGCCCGGTACCGGGAGCCGTTTAAGAACCTCACGAAGGTCAACCAGTGGAATGTCGAACACCCAAATCCAACAGCGTTTGTGCTGGGTGGGGAGCTGTATTTTAAGGCTGGGCTAGCGCTGGCGGACCCGACTGTTGATCAACTCGGATTCTTCCTCGCCAGTGCTCTTGGCTCGATCGGATCCGCTTGCGAATGGTTTGCACAATGGAAGTAA
- a CDS encoding YbjN domain-containing protein: MEVTYPRILDSARALGVELTPTPTPRLWVADLNGQLMQVLSLPSQVVLRMDCPATSIPWCNEVNAAPLFVSAALIDAQSPLTRLEYSFPTAAGLDDEQLEHLLKVGIDQLFAAKNS, encoded by the coding sequence ATGGAAGTAACATACCCCCGTATCCTCGACTCGGCCCGCGCTCTCGGCGTGGAGCTCACCCCGACTCCGACGCCACGCTTGTGGGTCGCTGATTTGAATGGACAGTTGATGCAGGTCCTCTCGCTGCCGTCACAGGTGGTGCTACGCATGGACTGCCCCGCCACGTCCATCCCGTGGTGCAACGAGGTCAACGCTGCCCCACTGTTTGTGAGCGCCGCGCTTATCGACGCCCAATCCCCTCTCACCCGATTGGAATATAGTTTCCCAACCGCTGCGGGTCTGGACGATGAACAACTCGAGCACCTGCTCAAGGTTGGCATCGATCAGCTGTTTGCTGCTAAGAATTCTTGA